A genomic segment from Roseibium algicola encodes:
- a CDS encoding aldose epimerase family protein, producing the protein MIKEFGVLPDGTVVQEITLAKGSLAASILTLGAIIRDLKVDGETVVLGFDDLQSYLDHSPYFGVIAGRCANRIGGGRMTIDGVTYQLDQNERGINHLHGGSLGFSSRVWQVEQHDKASVLLKLVSEDGDMGYPGRVEVLARYTLTGTGALRLKITATTDKTTPVNLTQHAYFNLDGSSNILDHTLEIAAETYLPVDEALIPTGEIRNVAWTPYDFRDGRKLRRKAGEENVVFDHNFCLADAPREGVEFAAALEDGSGNRRMEVWTSEPGLQLYDAQRISVTVPGLDGRHYGAHAGLCLEAQRWPDSVNHDGFTPVLLQPSETYTHVTEFRFS; encoded by the coding sequence ATGATCAAGGAATTTGGGGTTCTGCCAGACGGGACCGTTGTCCAGGAAATTACGCTGGCAAAAGGGTCTCTGGCTGCCTCCATTCTCACCCTTGGAGCGATTATCCGCGACCTCAAGGTCGATGGTGAGACGGTGGTGCTGGGCTTTGACGATCTCCAGAGCTATCTGGATCATTCGCCCTATTTCGGCGTGATTGCCGGGCGCTGCGCCAACCGGATCGGCGGTGGCCGGATGACGATAGACGGGGTCACCTATCAACTCGACCAGAACGAACGCGGTATCAACCACCTTCATGGCGGCTCGCTCGGCTTCTCCAGCAGGGTCTGGCAGGTAGAGCAGCACGACAAGGCCAGTGTCCTGCTGAAGCTTGTCTCCGAAGATGGCGACATGGGGTATCCGGGCCGGGTGGAGGTGCTTGCCCGCTATACATTGACCGGCACCGGTGCGCTGCGTCTGAAAATCACCGCAACCACCGACAAGACGACGCCGGTCAATCTCACTCAGCACGCCTATTTCAATCTGGATGGCAGCAGCAATATTCTGGACCATACGCTGGAAATCGCTGCGGAGACCTATCTGCCCGTGGACGAGGCGCTGATCCCGACCGGTGAGATCCGCAACGTGGCCTGGACGCCATACGACTTCCGCGACGGACGCAAACTGCGGCGCAAGGCGGGTGAGGAGAACGTGGTCTTCGATCACAACTTCTGCCTTGCGGATGCACCACGCGAGGGCGTGGAATTCGCTGCTGCCCTCGAAGACGGTTCCGGCAATCGCCGCATGGAAGTCTGGACGAGCGAACCCGGCCTGCAGCTTTATGATGCGCAGCGGATCTCGGTGACGGTTCCCGGGCTGGACGGCAGACACTATGGGGCCCATGCCGGGCTGTGTCTTGAAGCGCAGCGATGGCCGGACAGCGTCAATCACGACGGGTTCACACCGGTTTTGTTACAGCCCTCAGAGACTTATACTCATGTTACGGAATTCCGTTTTTCCTGA